CGTACTAATGCTGGCGCCATTGGTGCTGCACCATACAGTCCATACTTCAAACTACTAATGTCATACGAGGCATGATCCTGCTGTAGCATCATATTCCACATCGTAGGTGCACCGAAGAATACTGAAACGTTCTCTCTGTCAATGACCTCTAAAACTTGCTTCGGATCGAAATGATGGATAATGACATTCGTCGCACCAACATGTACACGTGGAAGGAAACAACAATGTAATTCAGCACAATGGAACATAGGGGCTCCAACCAAGCCAATATCATTCTCTGAAATATTGATCATAGCAATACAAGCAAGGCTTTGTTCTACCATATCCCGGTGTCTATGCAATACACCTTTTGGTCTACCTGTCGTTCCACTCGTGTACATAATCGCGTATAAATCATTCTCATCCACTTCAATATTGGGCTCATTTATCGAAGTATCTTTCATTCGTTCGTGGTAATTGACTGCATAATTAGGACAATTTTTACTTATACACCAGAAAGACGTATCTTCTGCTTTCGCTTGTATAGCAGCCACATGTGGCTCAAGCATTTCTTCAAACAAAAAGATACTCGGTCTCGCATCTTCTAAAATATAAGCGACTTCTTGTGCTTTTAATCTGAAATTAATTGGGTTAATGACTGCCCCGATCTTGGCACATGCGAAATATGTCGTTGCGAATTCCATATTGTTGAATAAGTATGTTGAAACGCGGTCCCCTTTACGCACACCGGATTCAACAAACGCATTTGCTAGTTGATTAACCTTCTCGTTCCATTCTTGATAAGACCAACGTTGATTCGTACTTGCATCTACTAGTGCCTCTTTTGTCGGAAACTTTTGTACCGTTTGATTAAATAATTTACCAATCGTCACATACATACTTGTTCCTCCTTATTATGAATAAATATGGTTAACATTGAACATTTAT
This Pseudalkalibacillus berkeleyi DNA region includes the following protein-coding sequences:
- a CDS encoding fatty acid--CoA ligase: MYVTIGKLFNQTVQKFPTKEALVDASTNQRWSYQEWNEKVNQLANAFVESGVRKGDRVSTYLFNNMEFATTYFACAKIGAVINPINFRLKAQEVAYILEDARPSIFLFEEMLEPHVAAIQAKAEDTSFWCISKNCPNYAVNYHERMKDTSINEPNIEVDENDLYAIMYTSGTTGRPKGVLHRHRDMVEQSLACIAMINISENDIGLVGAPMFHCAELHCCFLPRVHVGATNVIIHHFDPKQVLEVIDRENVSVFFGAPTMWNMMLQQDHASYDISSLKYGLYGAAPMAPALVRACKEKLGVNLIQAYGMTEMGPAITFLSEDEQLTKAGSAGKPFLNHEVRVVRPNEHGPSEPEDVLPPGEIGEIIVQGPSMMVGYYNREDASKVAMYKDWYHTGDLGYMDKDGYLYVADRVDDMIISGGENVYPREVEDLLYEHEGVLDVAVLGTPDEKWGEMVTAIIVKKDEKLTEDMLEEFCKSSTALADYKRPRKYIFETELPRNASGKIQKFLLKKQFKRDREIQTP